Proteins from one Lachnospiraceae bacterium KGMB03038 genomic window:
- the cobJ gene encoding precorrin-3B C(17)-methyltransferase codes for MSKVWVIGMGPGGPGQMTREAQQYLEASQVIIGYTVYIELLREQFPEKEFLSTPMRQEEKRCRMAFEEARKGKKTAMVCSGDAGVYGMAGLMYQVGEAYEDIEIEVIPGVTAALGGGALLGAPLGHDFCVISLSDLLTPWETIERRLLAAAEADFAVCLYNPSSHKRRDHLQKACDLLLRYKVPETLCGIARNIHREGEAVRLLSLAELRDTEVDMFTTVFIGNRETVPIRGRMVTPRGYRYEGETNGRD; via the coding sequence TTGAGTAAGGTATGGGTGATCGGAATGGGGCCGGGAGGACCCGGCCAGATGACCAGGGAGGCCCAGCAGTATTTGGAAGCTTCCCAGGTTATCATAGGATATACTGTATATATTGAACTATTGCGGGAGCAGTTTCCGGAAAAAGAATTTCTGTCTACCCCCATGCGGCAGGAAGAAAAACGCTGCCGCATGGCTTTTGAGGAGGCAAGGAAGGGAAAGAAGACCGCCATGGTCTGCAGCGGCGATGCGGGAGTCTACGGAATGGCGGGACTCATGTACCAGGTGGGGGAAGCCTATGAGGACATAGAGATCGAAGTGATCCCCGGCGTGACGGCAGCCCTTGGCGGGGGAGCCCTGCTGGGAGCGCCTTTGGGCCATGATTTTTGCGTGATCAGTTTAAGCGACCTTCTGACTCCATGGGAAACCATTGAACGCCGGCTTTTGGCGGCGGCAGAGGCAGATTTCGCAGTGTGTCTCTATAATCCGTCCAGCCATAAGCGCCGGGATCATCTGCAGAAAGCCTGCGACCTGCTGCTGCGCTATAAAGTGCCGGAAACGCTGTGCGGCATAGCAAGGAACATCCACCGGGAGGGAGAGGCGGTCCGCCTGCTTTCCCTGGCGGAGTTAAGAGACACGGAAGTGGATATGTTTACCACGGTATTTATTGGAAACCGGGAGACGGTGCCCATCCGCGGCAGGATGGTCACGCCCAGAGGCTACCGGTATGAGGGAGAGACAAATGGAAGAGACTAG
- a CDS encoding cobalt-precorrin 5A hydrolase — MKIAVISFTSRGKSLAHTVKEALEARGHQVWEAVKNSRDERSVTEPLSQWTGRQFQEKEALIFIGAAGIAVRAIAPWIQSKAKDPAVLVADEGGRYCIPILSGHMGGANALACELEKALSMEAVLTTATDVNGKWAVDVFAVKNGLWIRDLGKAKEISAKILREQRVTLQLQNGKGCISGNLPGEVTYIEEAEKFCRKSDISIGIWKPSASGSGGVSAEALPPDTDKTLYLIPKCVVLGIGCRKGATEGEIAYAVEQALRQAGIWPQSIRAVATIDRKAQEPGLLEYCKKHFLPLQVYGAEDLRKVQGDFTASAFVESVTGVDNVCERSAVRAAGEKGALILAKRSFGPVTVAAAEQEWSVEFE; from the coding sequence ATGAAGATTGCAGTCATTAGTTTTACCAGCCGGGGGAAGTCCCTGGCCCATACCGTCAAAGAGGCGTTGGAGGCCAGGGGACATCAGGTGTGGGAAGCGGTGAAAAACAGCCGGGATGAAAGGTCTGTGACAGAACCTCTTTCCCAGTGGACCGGACGGCAGTTTCAGGAAAAGGAAGCCCTTATTTTTATCGGGGCGGCGGGGATCGCGGTGCGGGCCATCGCTCCCTGGATACAGTCCAAAGCCAAAGACCCGGCGGTGCTGGTGGCGGATGAAGGGGGACGGTACTGTATCCCCATTCTGTCCGGCCATATGGGAGGGGCCAACGCTCTGGCCTGTGAGCTGGAAAAAGCCCTTTCTATGGAGGCGGTGCTGACCACTGCCACCGACGTAAACGGCAAGTGGGCGGTAGATGTGTTCGCGGTAAAGAATGGCCTTTGGATCCGGGATCTTGGGAAAGCCAAAGAGATTTCCGCTAAGATCCTGCGGGAGCAAAGGGTGACGCTTCAGCTGCAGAACGGAAAAGGATGTATTTCTGGAAACCTTCCCGGAGAAGTTACTTATATAGAAGAGGCAGAGAAGTTTTGTCGAAAGTCGGATATTTCCATCGGGATCTGGAAGCCGTCCGCTTCAGGTTCCGGGGGCGTATCTGCGGAGGCGCTGCCCCCTGATACTGACAAAACCCTGTATCTGATTCCCAAATGTGTGGTCCTTGGCATTGGCTGCCGGAAGGGAGCCACCGAGGGGGAGATTGCGTACGCCGTAGAGCAGGCGCTGCGGCAGGCGGGAATCTGGCCTCAAAGCATCCGAGCGGTTGCAACCATTGACCGGAAGGCCCAGGAACCAGGGTTATTGGAATACTGTAAGAAACATTTCCTGCCGCTGCAAGTCTACGGGGCGGAGGATTTAAGGAAGGTACAGGGGGATTTTACCGCTTCCGCTTTTGTGGAATCTGTGACAGGAGTGGACAATGTATGTGAGCGCAGCGCGGTCCGGGCAGCAGGAGAGAAAGGAGCGTTGATCCTGGCGAAACGGTCCTTTGGCCCGGTGACGGTGGCGGCGGCGGAACAAGAATGGAGTGTGGAATTTGAGTAA